A region from the Lates calcarifer isolate ASB-BC8 linkage group LG2, TLL_Latcal_v3, whole genome shotgun sequence genome encodes:
- the rassf10b gene encoding ras association domain-containing protein 10, whose translation MESEEAQVSVWVCREEKLVFGLSKRTTCADVVKVLLEEQDCPRGLCAARSYCIVEKWRGFERILPNSTRILRLWVAWGDEQRNVKFVLVKSDASLANHGARSAEARVVLSKHSPCVTKGAARSATAGITPEKQRRIVRKAFRKLEKMNKKKAQAALRDASSAERMETLVHLVVSQDHTIRQQVQRITELDAEIERCEAKVHSDRIKRHGLNYVQDTYLVEAAAASSREEDALSSEQTLDTSEEYVRQCEEVVRLQEELWEQEALLDLVTVQIQEELNHRWMQRRREQLRDRDAEPGEGAQSVACPGADTAPDNELLLEEERIKTQLDASLYIGLRLSADLEAIRSDLELSQEICSAREKEMKDLLEKVNTLDIGEGTDDKTGMMSTLESKSEWVEQARGLSKAQSGNDDDSDTGLSSLHSQDSDSQPVWESLV comes from the coding sequence ATGGAGTCTGAGGAGGCTCAGGTCTCAGTGTGGGTCTGCCGGGAGGAGAAACTCGTCTTCGGTTTGTCAAAGCGCACAACCTGCGCTGATGTGGTCAAAGtgctgctggaggagcaggACTGTCCGCGCGGGCTCTGCGCCGCTCGGTCCTACTGCATCGTGGAGAAGTGGAGGGGCTTCGAGAGGATTCTGCCGAACAGCACCCGGATCTTACGGCTGTGGGTCGCGTGGGGAGACGAGCAGAGGAACGTGAAGTTTGTGTTGGTGAAGAGCGACGCGTCTCTGGCGAACCACGGAGCCCGGAGCGCGGAGGCGCGCGTGGTGCTCAGCAAACACAGCCCCTGTGTCACCAAGGGCGCCGCGCGCTCCGCCACGGCGGGCATCACGCCCGAGAAACAGCGTCGGATTGTGAGGAAAGCTTTCAGAAAGTTGGAGAAGATGAATAAGAAGAAGGCGCAGGCGGCGCTCAGAGACGCGTCCTCTGCGGAGAGGATGGAAACTCTGGTTCATCTCGTGGTTTCTCAGGATCACACGATCCGCCAGCAGGTCCAGAGGATTACGGAGCTGGACGCGGAGATCGAGAGGTGCGAGGCCAAGGTGCATTCTGACAGAATCAAAAGACACGGGCTGAATTATGTTCAGGACACGTATCTGGTGGAAGCTGCTGCAGcgtccagcagagaggaggacgCGCTGTCCTCAGAACAGACTCTGGACACGTCTGAAGAGTATGTCCGGCAGTGTGAGGAGGTGGTTAGACTACAGGAGGAGCTGTGGGAGCAGGAGGCTCTCTTAGACCTGGTCACGGTGCAGATCCAGGAGGAGCTGAACCACCGCTGGATGCAGCGGAGGAGAGAGCAGCTGCGGGACAGAGACGCTGAACCCGGCGAGGGCGCGCAGTCTGTGGCCTGTCCCGGGGCGGACACGGCCCCGGACAACGAGCTGCTTTTGGAAGAGGAGAGGATCAAAACGCAGCTAGATGCGAGTTTATACATCGGTCTGCGCCTCAGCGCGGATTTAGAAGCTATTAGGAGCGATTTAGAGCTGAGCCAGGAGATTTGCAGCGCgagggagaaggagatgaaggatTTGCTGGAGAAAGTGAACACTCTGGACATCGGGGAAGGGACAGACGATAAGACGGGGATGATGAGCACTTTGGAGAGCAAGAGCGAGTGGGTGGAGCAGGCCAGGGGTCTGTCAAAGGCTCAGAGCGGGAACGACGACGACTCAGACACTGGCTTAAGTTCTCTGCACAGTCAGGACTCAGACAGCCAGCCTGTGTGGGAGTCACTGGTTTAG